The following proteins come from a genomic window of Bubalus kerabau isolate K-KA32 ecotype Philippines breed swamp buffalo chromosome 20, PCC_UOA_SB_1v2, whole genome shotgun sequence:
- the CSPG5 gene encoding chondroitin sulfate proteoglycan 5, whose product MGRAEGGGPGRGPPPLLLLLGVTLVLASGAAPGSRWLRVQEVSASSAKGAGQRLACSPGGGRGARGDAGTCWRRLGGRHPSVETEVLAGGGPVGAGPEGEISGRDLEVMAGQENASSGRSPKGATLGRGLVWNGAPRAAAAGAGRCPSSNARAVADAPPLSLPPTVPEAGSAVEADTPVKSVPAWEPRANDTREKAGPPAAGKDETSRIAPGGEQALVGPGVGAEEALEASAAVTSTAWLEAESPGLGGVTAEAGSGDTQALPATLPTPDEALGTSSTSAATFEAKEASEPPSPTPGDKPSPGAELPKESPMEVWLNLGGSTPDPHGPEPTYPFQGTLEPHPASDIIDIDYFEGLDGEGRGADLGSFPGSPGTSEHHPDPGGETPSWSLLDLYDDFTPFDESDFYPTTSFYDDLDEEEEEEEDKDAVGGGDLEDENDLLVPTEKPGLGPGTGQPTSRWHAVPPQHTLGMVPGSSIALRPRPGEPGRDLAPSENGTVCRSGFVRHNGSCRSVCDLFPSYCHNGGQCYLVENIGAFCRCNTQDYIWHKGMRCESIITDFQVMCVAVGSAALVLLLLFMMTVFFAKKLYLLKTENTKLRRTNKFRTPSELHNDNFSLSTIAEGSHPNDDSSAPHKIQEALKSCLKEEEPFNIQNSMSPKLEGGKGDQADLEVNCLQNNLT is encoded by the exons ATGGGCCGAGCCGAGGGCGGGGGCCCGGGCCGGGGgccaccgccgctgctgctgcttctggggGTTACGCTGGTCCTCGCCTCTGGGGCCGCGCCAG GGTCCCGTTGGCTTCGGGTACAAGAGGTGTCCGCGAGCTCTGCCAAGGGGGCGGGGCAGCGTCTTGCCTGCAGCCCGGGCGGGGGAAGGGGCGCACGAGGAGATGCGGGGACTTGCTGGAGGCGACTCGGCGGCCGCCACCCGAGTGTGGAGACCGAGGTGTTGGCTGGGGGTGGGCCTGTTGGGGCGGGGCCTGAGGGTGAGATTTCGGGGCGGGACCTGGAGGTGATGGCGGGGCAGGAGAATGCGAGTTCGGGGCGGAGCCCTAAGGGTGCGACTTTGGGGCGGGGCCTCGTGTGGAATGGAGCCCCGAG AGCAGCCGCGGCCGGGGCGGGGCGCTGCCCCAGCTCTAACGCGCGCGCGGTCGCTGACGCCccgcccctctccctccctcccacagtGCCTGAGGCGGGCAGCGCCGTCGAGGCAGACACGCCGGTGAAGAGCGTCCCGGCGTGGGAGCCGCGTGCTAACGACACGCGGGAGAAGGCCGGCCCACCAGCAGCTGGGAAAGATGAGACTTCTCGGATTGCGCCCGGCGGCGAGCAGGCCTTGGTGGGCCCTGGGGTCGGGGCTGAGGAGGCGCTGGAGGCGTCGGCGGCGGTGACAAGCACAGCCTGGCTGGAGGCCGAGAGCCCAGGCCTGGGCGGAGTGACCGCAGAGGCGGGCAGCGGCGACACCCAGGCCCTTCCAGCCACGCTCCCGACTCCCGACGAAGCCCTTGGGACGTCCTCGACGTCCGCAGCCACCTTCGAGGCTAAGGAGGCCAGTgaaccaccctcccccacccctggcgaCAAGCCGAGCCCAGGCGCCGAACTCCCCAAGGAGAGCCCCATGGAGGTTTGGCTGAACCTGGGAGGCAGCACACCTGACCCTCACGGGCCAGAGCCCACGTACCCCTTTCAGGGCACACTGGAGCCCCACCCAGCGTCAGATATAATTGACATCGACTACTTCGAAGGATTGGATGGTGAGGGCCGTGGCGCCGACCTGGGGAGCTTCCCTGGGTCGCCAGGTACCTCAGAGCACCACCCTGATCCCGGGGGAGAGACTCCTTCCTGGAGCCTGCTTGACTTATACGATGACTTCACTCCCTTTGATGAGTCTGATTTCTACCCTACCACATCCTTCTATGATGACTTggatgaagaggaggaagaagaggaggacaaGGATGCAGTGGGAGGCGGAGACCTGGAAGATGAAAATGACCTTCTAGTGCCCACTGAGAAGCCTGGTCTGGGGCCCGGGACAGGCCAGCCCACCAGTCGGTGGCACGCTGTCCCTCCGCAGCATACTCTGGGGATGGTCCCCGGCAGCAGCATCGCCCTCAGGCCCCGCCCAGGAGAGCCAGGCAGGGACCTGGCCCCGAGCGAGAATGGCACCGTGTGCCGCAGTGGCTTTGTGAGACATAACGGCTCCTGCCGGTCAGTGTGCGACCTCTTCCCAAGTTACTGTCACAATGGCGGCCAGTGCTACCTGGTGGAGAACATTGGGGCCTTCTGCAG GTGCAACACACAGGACTACATCTGGCACAAGGGGATGCGCTGCGAGTCCATCATCACCGACTTCCAGGTGATGTGCGTGGCCGTCGGCTCGGCCGCCCTCGTGCTGCTTCTGCTCTTCATGATGACGGTGTTCTTCGCCAAGAAGCTCTACCTGCTCAAGACCGAGAACACCAAGCTGCGCAGGACCAA CAAATTCCGGACCCCATCTGAGCTCCACAACGATAACTTCTCCCTGTCCACCATTGCCGAGGGCTCTCACCCAAAC GATGATTCTAGTGCTCCCCACAAAATCCAGGAAGCTCTCAAGTCCTGCCTGAAAGAGGAGGAGCCATTTAACATCCAGAACTCCATGTCGCCCAAACTCGAGGGTGGCAAGGGTGACCAGGCTGACCTGGAGGTGAACTGTCTTCAGAACAACTTAACCTGA